Proteins from a single region of Chryseobacterium sp. W4I1:
- a CDS encoding M20/M25/M40 family metallo-hydrolase, with amino-acid sequence MKKLLLAILGILIIVVAVLLVKTYTYPFKKNTAGTSEGWKPVKNDSALMRLSGGIKIPTVSTGSLGEFNYAPFDNFKECLKTSYPLVYQNTENNEVNTHALVFRLKGSESSLEPILFLSHIDVVPPGDADVKSKEQNIFRPDDKPLPPVSKVAEDWDFEPFSGNVANGRIYGRGAIDMKGMLFSLMESMNTIIKNKTVPKRDIYLAFGFDEEVGGQKGAMQIADYFKKKGLKFDAVYDEGGLIMQKGNVAGIDSDVAVVGCAEKGFLSAKIKVKGLGGHSSMPPMESAIGKAAVIMQRLEDHQMKPTITPLIKNFFDNIGGAMPFSSRLAISNQWLLKPLLLSQLTKNNTTNALVRTTTALTMMKGSDGTNVLSPEVEFVVNFRLLPGDTAKEVREHIAKVTEGFDVEVEEIDNTREASAVSPANTKAYQLIEAGIKEINPGAIVTPYLTMAGTDAYKYQIVSKNIYRFMPIRINSSEQQSIHSTNEYISIENYLKMIHYFEYVMTNYDK; translated from the coding sequence ATGAAAAAACTCCTTTTAGCCATTCTCGGCATTCTTATTATTGTAGTTGCTGTACTTTTAGTTAAAACATATACCTATCCCTTTAAAAAGAATACAGCAGGAACTTCTGAAGGATGGAAGCCTGTTAAAAATGATTCTGCATTAATGCGTCTGTCAGGAGGTATTAAAATCCCTACAGTTTCTACAGGCAGCTTAGGAGAATTTAATTATGCTCCGTTTGATAATTTTAAAGAATGCCTAAAGACCTCTTATCCTTTAGTATATCAAAATACCGAAAATAATGAGGTCAATACCCATGCATTGGTGTTCAGACTTAAAGGAAGTGAATCTTCACTGGAACCTATTCTTTTTCTTTCCCATATAGATGTGGTGCCACCCGGAGACGCCGACGTTAAAAGTAAGGAGCAGAATATTTTCAGACCCGATGATAAGCCGTTGCCTCCCGTTTCCAAAGTAGCAGAAGACTGGGATTTTGAACCTTTTTCAGGAAACGTTGCGAACGGAAGGATATACGGAAGAGGAGCCATCGACATGAAAGGAATGCTGTTCTCCCTGATGGAATCCATGAATACCATAATTAAAAATAAAACCGTTCCGAAACGTGATATCTACCTGGCTTTCGGTTTCGATGAAGAAGTAGGAGGGCAAAAAGGAGCGATGCAGATTGCAGATTATTTTAAGAAAAAAGGATTAAAGTTCGATGCAGTATACGATGAAGGCGGACTCATCATGCAGAAGGGAAACGTCGCAGGAATAGATTCTGATGTAGCCGTAGTAGGCTGTGCAGAAAAAGGCTTCTTGTCGGCAAAAATTAAGGTGAAAGGTCTTGGTGGACATTCTTCAATGCCACCTATGGAAAGTGCTATAGGAAAAGCTGCCGTTATTATGCAGCGTCTCGAAGATCATCAGATGAAACCCACCATAACCCCGCTGATTAAGAATTTTTTTGATAATATTGGAGGAGCTATGCCATTCTCGAGCAGGCTCGCTATTTCAAACCAATGGCTGTTGAAGCCTCTTCTTTTATCTCAGCTTACCAAAAATAATACAACCAATGCACTGGTTCGTACGACAACTGCTCTGACTATGATGAAAGGAAGTGACGGAACCAACGTCCTTTCTCCGGAAGTGGAATTTGTTGTTAATTTCAGACTTCTTCCTGGTGATACAGCGAAAGAAGTTCGTGAGCATATCGCAAAAGTAACAGAGGGTTTCGATGTTGAAGTTGAAGAGATCGACAATACAAGGGAGGCGTCTGCAGTTTCTCCTGCTAATACAAAAGCTTATCAATTAATAGAAGCCGGAATCAAAGAAATTAATCCGGGTGCAATTGTTACCCCATATCTCACCATGGCGGGTACTGATGCCTACAAATACCAGATTGTAAGTAAAAATATCTACAGATTCATGCCCATCAGAATCAACAGCTCAGAACAGCAAAGTATTCACAGCACCAACGAGTATATCAGTATTGAGAACTATCTTAAAATGATTCATTACTTTGAATATGTGATGACGAATTATGATAAATAA
- a CDS encoding C1 family peptidase, with translation MKNFKFVMLAFGMLAITSCEKRDEELSNASSEPQKRYALGARLVDQATYNNYAKVDISELTLKLKGKSESEVAKALPSSYVIPNTPAIGDQGGEGSCVAWATAYAATSALEYNFKGVTAKRSPEYVFNQIQLGNCQGAYVSAGLNLIKNQGVSSWSEMPYTDGGCSTQPNASQKNAASTHKLTSWATVNKTNISNVKTLLSMNLPIVIAVTVDDSFYDLDSSGSAIWTSHYGQNYGGHAITVIGYDDAKQAFKVQNSWGNGWGDNGYFWIKYSFFSQSSNGAINESYVAYVQ, from the coding sequence ATGAAAAATTTTAAATTCGTAATGCTGGCATTTGGAATGCTTGCCATTACTTCTTGTGAAAAAAGAGATGAAGAATTAAGCAATGCATCTTCAGAACCACAAAAGCGTTATGCACTAGGAGCCAGGCTTGTTGATCAGGCTACCTACAATAATTACGCAAAGGTCGACATCAGTGAACTTACTCTGAAATTGAAAGGGAAGAGTGAATCAGAGGTTGCAAAAGCATTGCCATCCAGCTATGTAATTCCAAACACACCCGCTATTGGTGATCAGGGTGGTGAGGGCTCTTGTGTGGCGTGGGCAACTGCCTATGCGGCAACTAGTGCCCTTGAGTATAATTTTAAAGGAGTAACTGCGAAAAGGAGTCCTGAATATGTCTTCAATCAAATACAGTTGGGGAACTGTCAGGGAGCGTATGTGAGTGCGGGGTTAAATCTTATTAAAAACCAAGGGGTTTCCAGCTGGTCCGAAATGCCATACACCGATGGCGGTTGCTCTACTCAACCTAATGCTTCACAGAAAAATGCGGCAAGTACACATAAGCTTACTTCCTGGGCAACGGTAAATAAAACAAACATCAGCAATGTAAAAACGCTTTTAAGCATGAATTTACCAATAGTGATAGCGGTAACAGTAGATGATAGTTTTTACGATTTAGACTCTTCTGGCAGTGCAATATGGACGTCACATTATGGTCAAAATTATGGTGGACATGCCATAACTGTTATAGGTTATGATGATGCTAAGCAAGCTTTCAAAGTGCAAAACTCTTGGGGGAATGGTTGGGGAGATAATGGATACTTCTGGATCAAATACTCATTCTTTTCTCAATCAAGTAATGGAGCTATTAACGAATCTTATGTAGCTTACGTTCAGTAA
- a CDS encoding asparaginase translates to MKRKVLLIYTGGTIGMEKDYETGSLRAFDFGNIFEKMPEMKLMECEVFVHPFAKPLDSSDMGPEEWKVIANYILKNYELYDGFLILHGTDTMSYTASALSFMLKGLRKPVIMTGSQLPIGDLRTDAKENLLTSLYYASLYENDEAVIQEVAVYFEYKLLRGNRTLKYSAEYFDAYSSPNYPILGQSGVHLNIVKDNLYRCDPEVEFHVDEHISEDILFWRIFPGMHLSHFKEIPKMKVLILQVFGSGTIFSSEKTQETLEEIRNNGTEIVVVSQCISGGISFGKYENSNIFSRIGAISGRDMTAETAITKAMHLIDNPNYTGTFADNFTRSLCGEITE, encoded by the coding sequence TACGAAACCGGAAGCCTGCGTGCATTTGATTTTGGAAATATCTTTGAAAAAATGCCCGAGATGAAATTAATGGAATGCGAAGTATTCGTTCATCCATTTGCAAAACCGCTAGACTCTTCGGATATGGGACCCGAGGAATGGAAGGTGATCGCCAATTATATTCTCAAAAATTATGAACTGTATGACGGTTTTCTGATTCTTCACGGAACTGATACAATGTCTTATACGGCTTCTGCTTTAAGTTTCATGCTAAAAGGATTGAGAAAACCTGTAATCATGACAGGCTCACAGCTTCCCATCGGTGATCTGAGAACGGATGCCAAAGAAAATCTTCTGACCAGTCTTTATTATGCCAGTCTTTATGAAAATGACGAGGCTGTTATCCAGGAAGTGGCCGTTTATTTTGAATATAAATTATTAAGAGGAAACAGAACCCTGAAATATTCTGCAGAATATTTTGATGCCTATTCAAGTCCGAATTATCCTATTTTAGGACAGTCCGGTGTACATTTAAATATTGTTAAGGACAACCTTTACCGTTGTGATCCAGAAGTGGAATTTCATGTAGACGAACATATTTCTGAAGATATTTTATTCTGGCGTATTTTTCCAGGTATGCATCTGAGTCATTTCAAAGAAATCCCTAAAATGAAGGTTTTAATTCTTCAGGTTTTCGGTTCGGGCACTATTTTCAGCAGTGAAAAGACACAGGAAACGCTTGAGGAAATCAGAAACAACGGGACTGAAATCGTGGTGGTAAGTCAATGTATATCAGGGGGTATATCATTTGGAAAATACGAGAACAGTAACATCTTTTCTAGAATCGGAGCAATTAGCGGAAGAGATATGACCGCTGAAACAGCAATCACTAAAGCGATGCACCTGATAGACAACCCCAATTACACAGGAACTTTTGCAGACAACTTCACGAGAAGTCTTTGTGGAGAAATTACTGAGTAA